A window of the Miscanthus floridulus cultivar M001 chromosome 14, ASM1932011v1, whole genome shotgun sequence genome harbors these coding sequences:
- the LOC136503764 gene encoding uncharacterized protein — translation MDDGGGGASEADTGGAGAACEAGAGSLREPSTARAGAAVSRAGAGSPRDASMATGGAACTAAGCTGLDTNTSYLLKIKLLGNRKKARKDVKCFSFDMVVDSDLSNYMDFIESIVDKYPPGYLEVAHIQYYDHVLKTFPKVNSDQDLMYMFDMHNKEKVVDMFIIYCDPSETFEPITEWDFDGEEQPDSNRVQADDDYLRNPNPMNEHVGVDEETIYMQNEPINALSVVGCSDRGKEKVVAKDEDDFEDDSESDLQCDIDLEDDSEVEVEPEQGYEEVNHHPIVDYDEEDPPMEPGSTYPNMAEFKLALCQHAIKHEFEFATEKSSKQRFRGYCSRKVLDNCPWKIHASTTVDKVTVVVKKNNFKHDCSSTRRKKKVKNGTKHWVCKKVKDFLIEDATLGARELQKKIKEHHKVHIHYKRVYYGQKLALQQLYGDWDSSFNKLFRFKAQVENSYPGSLVIIDHYTINEKIRFRRFFFALKPCIDGFLNGCRPYLAVDSTFLTGRFKGQLASANAVDGHNWLYPVCVGVFDSETNENWIWFMSKLREAIGSPRGLAISTDAGQAVMAGVAEVFPQAEHRECMFHLVSNFKKKYHGKVFDDHLWAAAYSWNTYLFEKHWTEMEKAKPAATNYLRKCHKKLWTRSQFRTICKVDYVTNNLAESFNNWIKDLKAMNLDDFMDKLRQLLMVKWNQRRKIGKKLDGLILPHIIKMLNEKSRELTLQVSECSEDVAEVTAFGGSGFRFVVNLVDRTCSCRQWDVSGIPCKHALAFITSLTNEPIEKHVDLYYSIEKFRAAYSALIPALPDKSQWPKSEHEFFMHPPLLKAVAGRPKTERHKGCSDNKRKKGQHQCPICKDYGHHWHNCKKGSKEDIEAMKAVRGPPKKRKKCNCI, via the exons atggacgacggcggcggcggagcatcAGAGGCCGACACGGGCGGGGCTGGAGCCGCATGCGAGGCCGGGGCGGGCTCCCTACGCGAGCCCAGCACGGCCAGGGCGGGCGCCGCCGTTAGCAGGGCCGGGGCAGGCTCCCCGCGTGACGCCAGCATGGCCACGGGTGGGGCGGCCTGCACTGCGGCCGGCTGTACAGG GCTGGATACAAATACCAGTTATTTGCTGAAAATCAAATTGCTTGGCAATCGCAAAAAGGCTAGAAAGGATGTCAAATGTTTTAGTTTTGATATGGTTGTCGATTCGGACTTATCAAATTATATGGATTTCATTGAGTCAATTGTAGACAAGTATCCACCAGGTTATTTGGAAGTTGCTCATATTCAGTACTATGATCATGTTCTGAAAACTTTTCCGAAAGTAAATTCAGACCAAGATTTGATGTACATGTTTGATATGCACAATAAGGAGAAGGTTGTAGACATGTTTATTATTTATTGTGATCCCTCTGAAACATTTGAGCCTATCACTGAATGGGATTTTGATGGGGAAGAGCAACCTGACAGCAACAGGGTCCAAGCTGATGATGATTATCTAAGAAATCCAAATCCAATGAATGAACATGTCGGTGTTGATGAGGAGACAATTTACATGCAAAATGAACCTATCAATGCTCTAAGTGTGGTTGGGTGTTCTGATAGAGGGAAGGAAAAGGTTGTGGCTAAGGATGAAGATGATTTCGAGGATGACTCGGAATCTGACTTACAGTGTGACATTGATTTGGAGGATGACTCAGAGGTTGAAGTAGAGCCTGAGCAGGGATATGAAGAAGTAAATCATCACCCAATTGTTGATTATGATGAAGAAGATCCTCCTATGGAACCAGGCTCTACTTATCCTAATATGGCCGAGTTCAAGTTGGCTCTTTGTCAGCATGCAATCAAACATGAATTTGAATTCGCCACAGAGAAGAGTTCAAAGCAGAGGTTTAGGGGTTACTGTTCAAGGAAGGTCTTGGATAACTGTCCATGGAAAATACATGCTTCTACAACAGTAGACAAAGTGACTGTAGTG GTCAAGAAGAACAACTTTAAGCATGATTGCTCTAGCACTAGAAGGAAAAAGAAGGTGAAGAATGGAACTAAACATTGGGTATGCAAGAAGGTGAAGGACTTTCTAATAGAAGATGCTACTTTAGGAGCAAGAGAACTGCAAAAGAAGATTAAGGAACATCACAAAGTGCATATTCACTACAAGAGAGTATATTATGGCCAGAAGTTAGCATTGCAACAATTATATGGTGATTGGGACAGCAGCTTCAACAAATTGTTTAGGTTCAAGGCACAAGTGGAGAACTCTTACCCTGGTAGCTTAGTAATCATTGATCACTACACAATAAATGAGAAAATCAGATTTAGGAGATTCTTCTTTGCATTGAAACCTTGCATAGATGGCTTTCTTAATGGTTGCAGACCTTACTTGGCAGTGGACAGTACGTTCTTGACAGGCAGGTTCAAGGGGCAATTGGCAAGTGCTAATGCAGTTGATGGCCACAATTGGTTGTATCCAGTTTGTGTTGGTGTTTTTGATTCAGAAACTAATGAAAATTGGATCTGGTTCATGAGTAAGCTCAGGGAGGCTATTGGGTCACCAAGGGGATTAGCAATAAGCACAGATGCAGGGCAGGCAGTGATGGCAGGGGTTGCTGAAGTGTTCCCTCAAGCAGAGCATAGGGAGTGCATGTTCCACTTGGTTAGCAATTTCAAGAAGAAGTATCATGGGAAGGTTTTTGATGACCACCTTTGGGCAGCAGCTTACTCATGGAACACATACTTGTTTGAGAAACATTGGACTGAAATGGAGAAAGCAAAGCCTGCTGCAACAAATTACCTAAGAAAGTGTCACAAGAAGTTGTGGACAAGAAGTCAATTCAGAACCATTTGTAAAGTTGACTATGTGACCAACAATTTGGCTGAGTCCTTCAACAATTGGATTAAGGACCTTAAGGCTATGAATCTCGATGATTTCATGGACAAGCTTAGACAATTACTTATGGTGAAGTGGAACCAAAGAAGGAAAATTGGGAAGAAATTAGATGGCTTGATTTTGCCTCACATAATTAAGATGTTGAATGAGAAAAGCAGAGAATTGACCTTGCAAGTATCAGAGTGCTCAGAAGATGTGGCTGAAGTGACAGCATTTGGTGGTAGTGGCTTTCGGTTTGTGGTGAATTTGGTTGACAGGACATGTTCTTGTAGACAATGGGATGTATCTGGCATTCCTTGCAAACATGCACTAGCATTTATTACCTCACTTACTAATGAACCTattgagaaacatgttgatttgtactACTCCATTGAGAAGTTTAGAGCAGCTTATAGTGCACTAATCCCTGCTTTGCCTGACAAGTCTCAATGGCCTAAATCTGAGCATGAATTTTTCATGCATCCACCACTGCTGAAAGCTGTTGCTGGTAGGCCTAAAACTGAGAGGCACAAAGGTTGTAGTGACAATAAAAGGAAGAAAGGGCAGCACCAATGCCCTATATGTAAAGACTATGGCCACCATTGGCACAACTGCAAAAAGGGAAGCAAAGAAGACATAGAAGCAATGAAAGCTGTGAG AGGACCaccaaaaaagagaaaaaaatgcaATTGTATCTGA